The window GGCGCTACCTCGATGCCATCAGCTCCTGGTGGGTCAACCTCTTCGGGCACGGGCATCCGTACATCAAGGCGCGCATCGCGAGTCAACTCGACCGCCTCGAGCACGTGCTCCTTGCCGGTTTCACCCATGCACCCGTGGTGGAACTGTCCGAGCGTCTGGCGGCGCTCGCTCCGGGAAATCTGGGGCACTGCTTCTACGCATCCGACGGTGCGTCGGCGACCGAGATCGCACTCAAGATGAGCTTTCACTACTGGCGCAACGTCGGCGCGCCGGCGAAGACGCGCTTCGTGCACCTGGCACACAGCTACCACGGCGAGACACTCGGTGCGCTTTCGGTGACCGATGTCGCACTGTTTCGGGACACGTACGCACCGCTGCTGCGCGCGCCGCAGAGCGTGCCCTCCCCCGATTGGCGCCTCGCGCCGGTGGCAACGTCGCCGCGCGAACATGCCATCGCCTGCGCCGCAGCCCTCGACGCGCACTTGCAGCAGCACCACGAGAAGACTGCTGCAGTCATTCTCGAACCCCTCATTCAATGCGCCGCCGGCATGGGCATGTATGATCCGGAATACCTGCGGCGCGCGCGTTTTCTCTGCGATCGATACGGCGTGCATCTCATCGCGGACGAGATCGCAGTGGGCTTCGGCCGGACGGGGACGTTGTTTGCCTGCGAGCAGGGCGGAATTGCGCCCGACTTTCTGTGCCTTTCGAAAGGGATCACGGGAGGCTATCTGCCCCTTTCCGTGGTGCTCACGACGCGCGCGGTGTACGAGGCGTTCTATGCCGACGAGACTGCGCGAGGATTCCTGCATTCGCATTCCTACACCGGGAACCCACTCGCCTGCAGTGCCGCGCTCGCGACACTCGATCTCTTCGAGCAGGACAATGTGCTCGCCGAGAATGCCGTGAAAGCGCAGGCGCTCTCGACGCTTGCCGCGCCGATCGCTGCCCATCCGCAGGTCGAACACTTCCGCCATCGCGGCATGATCTGGGCCTTCGACGTGAAGACCGAGGATCCGGCGTTCTCGCGACGTTTCTTCACGGAGGCAC is drawn from Betaproteobacteria bacterium and contains these coding sequences:
- a CDS encoding adenosylmethionine--8-amino-7-oxononanoate transaminase, coding for MSSTCSGDTPGNDSWRRRSLTSVWHPCTQMKQHEWLPLMPIARAKGVWLYDFDGRRYLDAISSWWVNLFGHGHPYIKARIASQLDRLEHVLLAGFTHAPVVELSERLAALAPGNLGHCFYASDGASATEIALKMSFHYWRNVGAPAKTRFVHLAHSYHGETLGALSVTDVALFRDTYAPLLRAPQSVPSPDWRLAPVATSPREHAIACAAALDAHLQQHHEKTAAVILEPLIQCAAGMGMYDPEYLRRARFLCDRYGVHLIADEIAVGFGRTGTLFACEQGGIAPDFLCLSKGITGGYLPLSVVLTTRAVYEAFYADETARGFLHSHSYTGNPLACSAALATLDLFEQDNVLAENAVKAQALSTLAAPIAAHPQVEHFRHRGMIWAFDVKTEDPAFSRRFFTEALKRELLLRPIGTTVYFMPPYVIADIELALLCERTLEALDAALGR